One window of the Sparus aurata chromosome 7, fSpaAur1.1, whole genome shotgun sequence genome contains the following:
- the LOC115584345 gene encoding uncharacterized protein LOC115584345 isoform X4, with amino-acid sequence MSLLEKLRKKLKTATAGQDEESEQEPWPAKSAKKPSRDRSKNAVKSSRKIELGWIHEGKQMRKRSGGGTRVLEVSKNSTKTDILSHAKELFFPGGESTKGKWEDFLHDIYDFKESRLDESSTVDADGVSRDAYAAFWTEFLDSAAEGAEMRVPSLSPKWQEEEWKAVGRILAKGFVDQGYFPLRLAPAFTTAVIFGEHAVSTDSLFESLMLYLSQCERELITAALEGDLDSDGQDELLDLLDRLGVKAVPSQANLKAVLLQVAHKQIIQQPKYALDNMSAVAAQLLKTTITTTAKIQIMYTDKKPTCSKVLKLIEASPETPAERQALGFLQQYIRGLDEVGLRRLLRFVTGSDIICVTKIEVIFTVLEGLQRRPVAHTCGSVLELPCTYNSYPELRVEMENVLMSNYNTMDIV; translated from the exons ATGTCCCTTCTTGAAAAACTTCGAAAGAAACTAAAGACAGCAACAGCAGGTCAAGATGAGGAGTCTGAACAGGAACCCTGGCCTGCAAAGAGTGCAAAAAAACCAAGCCGTGATCGTTCTAAAAATGCTGTGAAGAGTTCAAGAAAAATTGAGTTAGGGTGGATCCATGAgggaaaacaaatgagaaaGCGTTCTGGTGGTGGCACCAGGGTACTTGAGGTATCCAAGAATTCaaccaaaacagacattttgtcaCATGCCAAAGAACTGTTTTTTCCAGGTGGTGAATCAACAAAAGGAAAATGGGAAGACTTCCTACACGATATTTATGACTTTAAGGAGTCACGCCTTGATGAGAGCAGTACTGTTG ATGCAGATGGTGTGTCCAGAGATGCCTATGCCGCTTTTTGGACAGAGTTCTTGGATTCTGCAGCAGAGGGGGCGGAAATGAGGGTGCCATCCCTATCACCAAAATGGCAGGAGGAAGAGTGGAAAGCTGTGGGAAGAATATTGGCCAAAGGATTTGTGGATCAGGGATACTTTCCGCTGCGCCTTGCCCCAGCATTTACCACAGCAGTAATATTTGGAGAGCATGCTGTATCTACTGATTCACTGTTTGAATCTTTGATGCTGTACCTGAgtcagtgtgagagagagctcATAACCGCTGCCTTAGAGGGAGACCTTGATAGTGATGGCCAGGATGAGTTATTAGATCTGCTGGATCGCCTGGGAGTGAAAGCTGTTCCATCACAAGCCAACCTAAAAGCCGTCCTCCTTCAAgtggcacacaaacaaataatacaGCAGCCAAAGTATGCTCTTGATAACATGTCAGCAGTTGCAGCACAACTCCTGAAGACCACCATAACCACAACAGCAAAAATACAGATCATGTATACAGACAAAAAACCAACTTGCAGCAAAGTCCTGAAGCTAATTGAAGCAAGTCCAGAGACTCCAGCTGAGAGACAAGCCCTTGGATTTTTACAGCAGTACATACGAGGACTGGATGAAGTGGGTCTCAGAAGGTTGCTGAGATTTGTGACAGGCTCTGATATCATTTGTGTCACAAAAATAGAGGTCATATTTACAGTTTTGGAGGGACTGCAACGTCGACCAGTTGCACACACCTGTGGATCAGTATTGGAGTTACCCTGTACATATAACTCCTACCCAGAGCTACGCGTGGAGATGGAGAATGTACTGATGAGTAACTATAACACTATGGATATTGTGTAG